In Pikeienuella piscinae, the sequence GGACCTTGTAGTCTTCAGTCGCCTTCTCGCCGGCGTTGCCGGACAGCGAGCCGGTGGTCACCTTGACGAACATCTTGCGCAGATCGTCGCTCATGTTCCGGTGCCAGTCGGGATCGGCGTAGGTGTAGGCGTTTAGGTGATAGAGGAAGGCGTGCTTCATCACGTCGTAGCCTTGCGCGTTGGGCAGCGCGTAGTCACTCTCCCCCAGGTGCCACTTGCCGGTGAAATACGTCTTGTACCCGGCGGTTTTCAGCACCGAAGCCAGCGTCCATTCCGCCGCCGGCAGGCCGCCGCCCTGACCCTGGAAGGCCACCGTGGTCATGCCCGAACGGTTGGGGATGCGGCCGGTCTGCATCGCGGCGCGGCCGGGCGTGCAGCTCGGCTGACCGTAGAAGTTGGTGAAGAACATCCCCTCGCTGGCCAGCTTGTCGATGGCCGGGCTGGGCATCCCGCGCGCCGCGCCGCCCAGGTACGGCCCGAGGTCGCCCCAACCGGTGTCGTCCGACACGATCAGAAGGATATTGGGTTTGCCGCCCGCTGCGCTCTGGTCCTGCGCCATCGCCGGCGCGGCGAGCGCCGTGACGCCGACCGCGATGGCCGGCAATACTGATGAAATTCGCATTGTCATGGTTCCTTTTTTCTTTATCGGCTTACGTTTCGGGAGATGGCGCAGGCTGGATTCCGCAGCGACATCCGGTCCTGCGTCGGCGCGCGGCGCGCCGACGCCAGTTCTTCCTTCGGTTCCTGGAGAGGCTCGGCGCGGCTCGCTCGCCGGTCCTCATCTTGTTTCCAGCAAGGTTCCCTTCATCACCGCCAAGCATTGATTCCGGTTCGGACCGGTGTCCGCAGAGGCGCAGACGACAACTTCACTTGAGCATTTCTTCGATCTCGGCCTCGATCTCGATGATCAGATCCTCGAAGCCGACGATGCGCTCGGAGCCGGGCGGGTCGACTCCCCGCCACCGATCCAGGGCGTCGCAAGCCGCTCGGTAGTCGGAGACGATCGAGCGGAACTCTGCATCGACGGCGCAAAGCCAGCGGATCTCGAGAATTCGATCCGGCCAGCGTTCCGCCATGGCTGTCCATGGTTCCATCCATCCCGTTCCAGTGGAAAGGTTGCTTTCGCGATCATGGCGATCGGTGCTTCTTCGATTTTTTGGTGTGGCGTGATCCCCCTGCCTATCAGCGTTCCAACTGAGGGCATGCTGCATCGAGAGGCGCGACGGCAGGGAGTACGAACGGGTTCGAACTCTTAACAATTATTTTAAATCAGCACCTTGCCCGTATTCCACGTCGGCAATTAGAGCTGCCCTGACGTGCTCGACAGGCGGCTGGACGAAGCGTGCTATGTTCGAGCAGTGATTCGGCGGCGGATGGTGTTGATGGCCAATTCGGAAGGGTTTGGACAGTCTTGTCAGCCGCATGTTGAAGACTTCTCCGAAGCCGAAATTCGAGCGGAACTGGCTCGGCTGTTGTCCAGCAAGGACTTTCCGGCGACCCAAAAGCGTCGTGAGATGCTGTGCTTCGTCGTTCAGGAAACGCTCGCGGGGCGCGCTCGCGAGCTCGAGGGATTCACGATCGCCTCCGCGGTTTACGGGCGGGACGAAACCTTCGACGCCAAGACGGATCCGGTGGTGCGCCTCGAGGCGAGACGTCTACGCCACGACCTGAGCAGCTACTATGTCGGGGTCGGAGCCGCAGATCCGGTCCGGATTTCGATCCCGAAGGGCGGATACGTGCCGGTGTTTGAACCTCGCGCGGGGGCGCCTGCCGACGATGTGGCGCCCGAAACCGGTATATCGGAGACGATCGAAGGCGATGTCGAGGCGCCCGCCGCTCTTCGGCCGCGCTGGACGACGCCGAAGCTCGCCATGGTCGCGGCGGGCGCCTTGGCGCTGATCGCAGGCGTCGTCTCGATCTTCCTCTTTCGCGGAGCGGAAGACGGCTCGTCCGCGACGGGTCACGGCCGCCCGCCCGCCGTCGCGATCGGATCCTTCGTGGCGCTCAGCGACGACGACAGTGACCGCTACCTTGCGTTCGGCATTGCCAACCAACTGGCCAACGACCTGAGCCGCTTCTCGGGAATCCGTGTGTTTTTCCGGCCGCCGGGCGAGACCTGCGCTGTCTCGACAGCGACGGGCCCTGCGCCTGCCTGACGGGGCGCCGCTTGAACTCATCCGGAAAATACCGGCGCTTCGTCGTCTCCATCGGACACTCCTCCTCTTGGCTCGAAAGCCTATCATGGGTGTCCACTCAATCAGGGTAGGATCACGTCCGGCGGGCGGTGCTGCGCGACGGGATGAGCGCGCGGGCGGCGGCGCTGGCTTTTGGCTCTAAGCCACTGGCTACCGATGGCCGCTGTTAAACGCGGGGTGCGTCTAAGACAGTCGGCCCGGGCACGCACACCCAATGTTGCCGACCTTGCGTCTCGCGGCAATCTGATCTGCCGAACGCAGAACTCTGTCCTCGCGCCACGCAGAAGCGTCAGGGCGGTGGCAGCTCGCTTGCGATGCCGCGAAGGGTCGTATCCTGAGGGTTTGCTTCCAGAGCTTCGAAAAGCACGGCTCGCGCCGCATCGACGCCTTCGGTCGCGGCGGCGATGCGGACGAGCATCACCCATGCGTCGGTCCGCTGCGGGTCGAGGTGCACGGTCTCGCGGAACGCGCTGGTGGCGGCGGGGAAGTTCCGCAGGGTCAGGGCCATCCCCGCCGACTGCAGGTGCGTCTCGGGGAAATCGAGACGGCTCGCCAGGGCCCCTTGCCAGTCGTTCATGGCGGCGGCGAAGTCTGTCGCGATCTCGTCCGGCAGGCGGGCGATCGGCGCGTCGAGGAATTGACGTGCCGCGGCGATGCGGACGCTGCGCGAAGGGTCGTCGAGCAGCCCGGCGAGGCGCGGCAGCCGCTCCATTGGGGGCGCGGTCCGCTGGAGGCCCGCGGCGGCGGCCCGGACCAGTGGGTCGTGGTCCTGAAGGAGCGGCGCCAGCCGCTCGGCGGTCGAGGGGCTGTTCGCCTGTTCCAGAAGCCAGAGGGCCGTCGCGCGCACGATGCCGGGTTGGCTCTCGTCGGCAGCGAGATCCGCGAGTTCGCCGGCGGCGGAGACCGCATCCTCTCGACCGCGCGCGAGGGTCTCTCCGTAATGCGGCCCGCGATGCACGGGGTCCGGGAACCACTCGGCGATCCTCTCTGCCCCCCAGTCCGGCTCGCGATCCTCATGGCACGTCGTGCAGGCGTCCGGCGCACCGGTGGTCGCGGCAAGGTCGGGGCGCGGGATGCGGAAGCTGTGGTCGCGCCGCCAGTCGACGCCCATGTAGGCGCGGTCGGTCATGTGGCAGCTGACGCATTGCGCGGCCTCGGAACCTTCCTCGTGGAAATGGTGCGCCGGCGTGTCGTACTCTCCCGCGGCCGCCGGAAACTCCTCGCGGCCGGCGGGGGAGTGGCACTGGGTGCAGACCGCGTTGCCCTCGGTCACGAGTTCGGCTGTATGCGGTTCGTGGCAGTCCGTGCAGCCGACGCCCGCCTCGAACATCTTCGACTGCAGGAACGACCCGTAGACGTAGACTTCGTCGAGGATCTGGCCGTCGGCGTGGTAGAGGCCAGGGCGCAGCAGCGAGAGGTTATATGCGTCGTGGTAGGGTGTTCCCGGGATCGGGTTGCCGTCGCCATAGGGTTCGCGCCTCGAGTGGCAGCCGGCGCATTGCTGGATCGCCGCCTCGGTGTCGTCGAAGTCCACGGTGAAGCCGTAGGCGCCGAGGTCGGCGCCGCTATCCGCGATCTCCGCCCAGGCGACGTGTTCCGAGCCGGGTCCGTGGCAGGCCTCGCAGCCGACGCCGATCTCGACCTCGGTCGAGGCGTAGGTCTGCGTGGTCGCGTCGTAGTTCTTGTCGTAGCCGGTGGCGTGGCACTCGGCGCAACGGGCATTCCAGGTCTTGTACGGACCGGTCCAGTGCAGCGCGTCGTCGGGCGGCAGGTCCTGGTCGGGGTAGAGGTGGTACCACTCCTCCCGCTCGGTGTCCCAGACGACGTCGAAGCTCTGCAGGCGCCCGGGCTCGGTCTCGAGCAGGTACTGCTGCAGCGGCTCGATGCCGGCGACGGAGTGGACGGGGTAGTCGGTGGTGGTGCCGTCGGTCTCGGTGACTTCGACGTCGTAGGTTTCGCCGTCGGTGCGGAACTGGGCGGTCATCCCGTCGAGGGCGAACTGCGTGCCGTCGAAGTCGGCGACGACGGTCTCGGGCGAGGCCTCTGTCCAAGCGAGGGCATGATGCGAGCCGGCCCACGCCTCGGCGGCGCCGGTGTGGCACCCGGTGCAGGCGTCGGAACCGACATAGCCGGGCGTCTTCTGTCCAGTCGCCGGCGCGGCGGCAACTACAAACAGAACGACGAGGAGGTGCACGAGGTGACGCATCAGGAACCTACTCGCATAGACGGCGCTGTCTGTCACGCGCCCGGATTCAGGGGCGGCAGGCCCTGTTTGTCATGTTCAAGCATGCCGTGCGCGGCGCGAAGGACGGCGATCAGGATCGGGTCCGGTCGCGCCGCGGGCGCGCCGCCGCCGCTGATGCTGGTGCGGCTGCCGCGAAGACCAATACGCATCGGAACGGCGAGACGCAGCAGACCCCGATCCTCGGGATCGCGTTCGACGGTTTCATCGCCCCTGACCCGCCCGACTGACGCCGTAGAAAAAACACCCGGCCGGCAGGAAAAATGTCTTCCCGCCGGCTCGGATCGACCTCACCTCCTGAATGTCGCCGCGGGCGGCGGGTTTCCGAAACCTGGTTTCCGAAATCCTTTCCGAAACGATACCGAAAGACATGATCCATGATCGAGAAGAGCAAAGGCGGACGCCTGAGAGAATACACCGAGGCGCAGGCGCCGCAGGGAATCGAAAGTGTTGAGGCCCGCGGCGATATCGCGGACGGCGCGACGATGAAGCAGGCGATGCGCGATGAGCTCGGCGTCTCGCCCGGGAGCGACGCCGGGATCCTCGACGCGGAGGTCCGGCGCATATGTCAGAAGCGCGACCAAGCGATGGCGAAAGAGCGCGCCGAGACCCGTGTGCTGATGCTGGAGAAGGGCGAGATCGACCTGCTCGCGGACTTTGGTGCGCGGCCGCAAGGCGCGCTCAGGCTCAAGAACAACCCGGACGCGAACATCACCACCGACGGCTACGGCGCCATCGGCTCCGTGGTCTATCTGGAAATGAACCTGCGCCGGAAGCCGTTTGACGATCTGCGCGTGCGCAAGACGCTCGCCTATGCGATCGACACGGATTTCATCGCGAACGTGCTGTTCAGCGGGCAAACTAAAGTGGGAACGGGGCCGATTCACTCGGGCAACCCGTTCTATTCGCCAGATGTGCCACGCTACGAGATCGATCTCGACAAGGCCAGGGCGCTGCTCGACGAGGCCGGGTTGAAGCCTGACGCGAAACCGATATCGTGAATTTCGTGACTCTCACCAGCATGCTGGAAGCACTCTTTCTCGATTCCGAATACCGGAAAACGCATTCTGCGATCTCAGGCCGCGTCGCCCCCGGCGCGCTGGTCTACGCCATCGCCGAATGGTTGACCCTCAACGCCACGGCGCAGGGCACCGGACCCACCTTTCTCAACATGGAGCTGAACGTGAACAAACCAGTACTTGAGGGTGGCACAATCCATGTCGAGATCGAGGTGACTGAAATCCGGTCCGCGTCCAAGGGTGGGCGAGGTCTGGTGAGGACGCGTAATGAAGTGGTCAACCAACGAGGCGAGGTGGTCATCATCTACACGCCGCTCCGGCCTATGGCGCGACCGGAAGGCTGACTGTTGAGAATGGCGCTACAGTATGGACGTGATGGGTGAGCCGGTCGGGAAGCGCGCCGGTCAAGCGCGGGCGTACATGATTGCATCCGTGCTACGCTTGAGCTACACGTCCGCTGCTTCCCTCGCAAGTATCTGATAACATACGAGTTATTCGATGTCGCCCAAGTCCATCATTGGCGCGACGCTTAGCTTGTGTCTTTGATTATCAGTGATAATCGTTCTCCGGGGGACTGTTCGCCGTTACTGCGATATCGATAAGTCGCCTGCTCCCCTACCGCCGTCATCCCCGTCGGACCACGACACGAAACAGCCATCCACGCCAGACGCGGCGAGCGATGGGTCGCGCAGATATACAAGCGCGGCGTTGGCAAGGCCAAGTCCCTCGGCGTGAAAACCGCGGCGCGCGCATGAACGGCCCGAGCGAGCCCGGCGGGATTCGGCGACGAGCGTGCCATTGTTGAGGATGGCTGAGCGCATGTTCCATCATGGACGACTTACAGGGTGGCGCGGGCGATCGCGCGCCCATTTCCCGGCCGCGCGGCCGATCAGGCCGACCGCGACGCGGCCATGAACGTCTTAACCGCGCCATCCGCCCGGCGGGAGATCTCCGCTTCGTCCGGCCGCTCGCCCCCAAGCACCACGGCGGTGAGTGCGGGCATGTTGCACATGCCGAGGAACCGCCAGGCGGCGTCCTCCGGATCATCGAGCGCGAGAACGCCCTCCTCCGCCTGCGCCGCGAGATAGGCGGCGAGCCGGCGCGCGCCATAGGCCGCGCCATTGACGAAGAACGACCGGGAAATATCCGGGAACGCCTCCGCGGCGCCGATCACCATGCGAATCAGCGCGACGTGCTCCGGCGCGGTCAGCGCCGCGATCAGGCGACGGGCAAAGTCGCGCAGCACCGCCTCGACATCGTGATCCGCCGGATCGAATGTCGCCAGCCGCTCGGCGGTGTTGCGCTTCTGCTCGCTGATCAGCGCCTGAAAAAGCGCGGTCTTGCCGTCGAAATAGACATAGAGCGTCCCCTTGGAGACGCCCGCGGCGCGGGCGATTTCACCCATGCTGGCAGCGGCGAATCCACGCGCCATGAAGACCTCGCGGGCGCCACTCAGCACTTGCGCGCGCTTCGCCTCGCCCGGGCTCGGCGCCCCGGTCCTGTCGCTGCTCGCGACGGCGGTCTTGGCCTGCTCGATCATGCCGCGTTACCCCTTGATGACGTCGAACCGGCGCGGCGCGCTCGCCGTGTGCGGCCGGAATTGCAAAATGTTTGACCGAACCGTTCGGTCATCTTGAAGTGAACCAGAACCGCTGATAAGTCAAGAAATGACCGAACGGTTCGGTCATGCCAATGGGAGCCGGACGATGGCGCCGAAGGATCTCGAAATCAGGGAAGACCGGAGCGGCGACGATGTGCTGCCCCTGGGTGAAGCCCCTTTCGAAAACCGCGCTTCCGCGCGCGGGAGCGACGCGGCGAAAGCGCGGCCGCCGCGCAGGAAGCGCGTGGCTCTTCTCCTCGTCGCGCTTGGCGTGATCGGCGGCATCGGCTGGTTCGGCTGGGACTGGTGGACGGTCGGCAGGTTCGAGGTTTCGACCGACGACGCCTATGTCGGCGCCGATTTCGCAATTCTGGCCCCGAAAGTGGCGGGCTATATCGCCGAGACGCCCGTCGCCGACAATGAGGCGGTGAAAAAGGACGCGCCCCTCGTCCTGATCGACGACGGCGACTACCGGGTTCGCCTGAAGATCGCGGAGGCGGCCGTAGCGGCGAAGCGCGCCGCGGTCGATCGGCTGTCCAGTCAGATCGGCCAGGCCCGCGCCGCGATCGGCGGCGCCGAGGCCAATATCGCATCGGCGAACGCCAGTCTCACGCAGGCCGACGCCGATCTCGCGCGGTACGAGGATCTGGCGAAATCGGACTTCGCCAGCCGCCAGAGGCTCGAGGCCGCGCGCGCCGCGCAGGCCACCGCTCGCGCCGCCGTCGCCGCGGCCGAGGCCGGGCGCGAGGAAGCCGAGGCGGCGCTCGAGGTCGCGATCGCCAGCGCGGCGGAGGCCGAGGCCGCGCTCAAGGGCGCGGAAGCGGAGCGCGAACAGGCGGCCCGCGACCTCGAAGCCGCCACGATACGCGCGCCGTTTGACGGCGTGGTCGGAAATCTTGCGGTGGCTCCCGGCGATTACGTGCAACCCGGCGCGCGGCTTCTCGCGGTGATCCCGCTGAGCGAGGTGTATATCGACGCGAACTTCAAGGAGACGCAGATCACCGACCTCAGGATCGGCGCGCCGGTCGAGGTGCATGTGGACGCCTATCCCGCCCGCGGCTTCACCGGCCATATCCGCAGCTTCGCCCCCGCCACCGGCTCGATTTTCAGCCTGCTGCCGCCGGAGAATGCGACCGGCAATTTCACCAAGGTCGTGCAGCGCCTGCCGATCCGCATATCGGTGCCCGAAGAGATCGCCGCCGAGGGGTGGCTGCGGCCGGGCCTTTCCGTCGTCGTCACCGCCGACCGCCGGGGCGCCGAAAGCGCCGGGGCGGACAGGTAACGCGCCGTCATGACCGCCGGGCAGATTCGGGCCGCGCCGGCCGAGGCGGAGCCAGTCGTCACGGCGCGCCGGCTGATCGCGTTCTTCGCGCTGGTTTTCGGCATGTTCATGGCGATCCTGGACATCCAGATCGTCTCGTCATCGCTCGGCGAAATTCAGGCCGGGCTCTCCGCTTCGCCGGACGAGATTTCCTGGGTGCAGACCAGCTATCTGATCGCGGAAGTGGTGATGATTCCGCTTTCGGGCTTCCTCGCGCGCGGGCTCTCCACGCGCGTCCTCTTCACCATCTCCGCCGCGGGTTTCACCTTCGCGAGCCTGCTCTGCGCGACCGCGGACTCGATCGACGAGATGATCGTCTACCGCGCCATTCAGGGTTTCATCGGCGGCGGCATGATCCCGACCGCCTTCGCCGCGTCCTATGCGATCTTCCCGGCGAAGGCGCGCGGGCCGGTGATGGCCCTGGTCGGGCTGACCGTCACGCTGGCGCCGACCGTCGGGCCGACCGTCGGCGGCTACCTGACCGATCTCTTCTCCTGGCGCTGGCTCTTTCTGGTCAACATCGTTCCCGGGCTGGTCGCGAGCGTGATGGCCTGGACGCTCGTCGACTTCGACGAGCCGGACCACGCGCTGCTGCGCCGTTTCGATTGGGTCGGGCTGGCGACGATGGCGGTGTTTCTCGGCAGCCTCGAATATGTTTTGGAGGAAGGTCAGAAGGAGGACTGGCTGCAAAGCGGGGTCATCACGGCCTTCCTCGTCATGAGCGTCGGCGCCGGTCTCGTCTTTTTCTGGCGGGTGTTGACGGCGCATACGCCGATCGTCGATCTCAGGGCCTACCGCAACCGGAACTTCGCTGTCGGCTCGCTCCTGACCTTCGTGCTCGGAATCGGGCTCTACGGGCTCACCTATCTTTATCCGCTCTATCTCGCCCGCGTGCACCAGTATTCGGCGCTGCAGATCGGCGAGACGGTTTTCGTCACCGGCGCCTTCATGTTTCTCACCGCGCCGGTCGTCGGCGCGCTGTCGCGAAAGATCGATCCGCGCGCGGTCATCTTCGCCGGTCTTGTCGGCTTCGCGGTCTCGTCATGGATGCTGACGCCGATCACCGCGGAGTGGAAGTTCGACGAGCTTTTCTGGCCGCAGGCGCTGCGCGGCGTCGCGCTGATGATGTGCATGATCCCGATCAACCTTCTGGCGCTCGGCACGTTGCCGAAGTCGGAGTTGAAGAACGCCAGCGGGCTGTTCAACCTGACGCGTAATCTCGGCGGGGCGTTCGGGCTGGCGGCGATCAACTCCATGCTGGTCGGGCGTTCGGATTTTCACTTCTCCCGCCTTGCGGAGCATGTCGCCTGGGGCGCGCCGGCGGCTGAGGAGCGGCTCGCAGCGATGACCGCCGCGTTCACGCCGCGCCTCGGCCCGGACGCGGGCGTCGCCGCGATCAGCCAGCTTTCCGGGCTTGTGCGTCGGGAGGCGCAGGTGCTGTCCTTCGCCGAGATCTTCACCGTGATGGCCATCCTTTTCGCCGTGATGATCTTCATGGTGGTCTTTCTTCAGCGCCCCGAGGACGAAGGCGGGCCTCCCCCGGCGCATTAGCTCGGCCCAAGGTTCGGGTCGGCCCGGCTTTACCGGCGTCTCCCGCGGCGCGACCGGACGCGGGAGCCGGTCCTCCATCTTCTTCGGAGTCTGAAACGATCCGGCCCGGCGCGCGCATCCGGGCCGGGATGGCGCAATCGAAACGCCGCGGCTACAAAGGCGACCGTCCCTTCGCCGGCGGGCTGCGGATCGGAACCGCGGCGGTGGAGAGGAACCGTCCGAAACGCCTGCTCAGAATGAGGAACCCGTGCCCGAACACTCCGCAGGATTCAGCGCCCGAAGAACAGGACAGAGGACGCCGGAGGGAACCACCGCGTGAGCATTGGCGTCTTTTTCCTCGTGCTTGGCGCGGCGCTGCTTCACGCGGCGTGGAACGTGCTGGTCAAGGGCGGCGGCGACAAGCTGGCGGCGGTGACGGCGGTGGTGATCGGACAGGGGCTTTGCGGGGCCGTCGCGCTCATCTTCGCGCCGACGCCGGATGCGGCGGCGATTCCGTTCATCCTTTTCGGAATCACACTTCATATCGGCTACCAGTTCTTTCTGATGCGGTCCTACCGCATCGGCGATCTGACGCAGGTCTACCCGATCGCGCGCGGCGTCGCGCCGATGCTGGTGGCGGGAATCTCCTATTTCGCGCTCGGCGCGGAACTCGACCGGGTCGAGGTCATTGCGATCGTCGTCATCGGAATCGGCATCCTCAGCCTCAGCGGCGCCCGCCAGTCCGACGGGCTTCGCAACGGCCTGGCCGCGACGCTGGCGCTCGCGACCGGATGCTTCATCGCCGCCTATACGCTGGTCGACGGCTACGGCGCGCGGGTCGCGGTTTCGCCGCTCGGCTATTACGGCTGGGCCGCGATCGGGAACGCCGTCGTCTTCAGCGCGCTGATCGGCGTGCTGCGCCCGCAATCGCTGGTCACGGCGGTCCGGTCTCCGGTTCCACTGCTGATCGGCGGCGCGGCCTCCTTCGCCGCCTACGCGATGGCGATCTACGCCTTCACCGTCGCGCCCATCGCGCTGGTGGCGGCGCTGCGCGAAACAAGCATCGTCTTCGCCCTGCTGATCGGCGTCATCTTCCTGAAGGAGCGCCTCAACCTGCTGAAGATCGCGTCGACCGCGATCACACTCTCCGGCGCCGCGCTCCTGCGGCTGTCGAAGGGCTAAGCGGCGCTTATTTCCTCCGGTCTTTCCGACGCGCCCGCTTGTCGCTCTCCTTCCGGCCCTCTGCGCGGCCCTCGCTATACGCGACGATGCTGAAGACGATGCCGATCGAGAGGCCGAATATCACGCCCGCGGGGTCCATGTGCTTCTCCGGTTCGGGTGATTTCAGGGATTTTTCAGGGACGGAACGCGGCGAGATCGGAAAAGGTTGCGGGGTCGCGCGCCGCATGTCCGGCCGAACTCGTCCTCCGCGAGGCCGACCGATGCGCGCGCGGCGCCTCCATCGCGCCCCTCGGGCGCGTTATCGCACGCGATAAGGGGATCAAACCATTGAACTTGCCGAGAAATCAGAAAATTCGTGTTTTTCCGCGCGCGATTGGTCCCGACACTGGCGGCGTGGACCGGACGGGCGTCACGGGGCGCCCGTCCGGATTTCCCACCGGGTTTCCCATCGCGATCGATGCGGCGCGCGCGCTCGACGAAGGTCATTTCACCACGCGCCGCCAATGGGTGCGCGCCGCCGCGCGGCGTGGTTATACTCCACCTCCGGTTTCATCGGCGCGGCGGGTCTGAGGGCGAGCATGATCACGGGTTACAGACTGAATGACGGCGGGCTGGCGCCGGCGGACTCGCCGGAAAGCGCGATCTGGCTCGATCTGATGGAGCCGACCGAGGAGGAGCGCGACCGGATCACCGCGCTCCTCGGCTTCGAGGCCCCGACCGAAGCCGAGCAGGCGGAGATCGAGATGTCCTCGCGGCTCTATCTGGAGGGCGAGGCGGCGGTGATGACCGCGCTGATGCCCGCCCACACCAAGACCGACCAGGCGGAGATCGGGCCGGTCACCTTCATCCTGACGGGCGACCGGCTCATCACGCTCCGCCATCACGAGCCGCGGCCCTTCACCAGCTTTCCGGCCCATGCCGGGCATTCCCACCTGCCCTGCGATTGCGCGCTGGCGGTGCTGCTCGGGTTGATGGAGGACACGATCGACCGGCTCGCCGATCTGATCGAATATGTCGGGCGCAAGATCGAGACGCTGACCACCCGCGTCTTTCGCCCCGCGCCCGGCGAGCGGCCGGATCTCGAGGCGCGGCTGCAGAAGATCGGCTGGCGCGACGCGCTCATCACCCATGTCCGCGATTCGCTGGTGACCATCGAGCGCCTGCTCGGCTTCCTCGCGCCGGTGCTGGAGAAGCGCGGCGAATCGAAGGCCGCCCTGGCGCTGGTCGCCAGCCAGATGCGGGATGTGCGGACGATTTCCGAGCAGGCCGGGTTCCTGATGCAGAAGACGTCGTTCCTGCTCGACGCCACGCTCGGGC encodes:
- a CDS encoding DMT family transporter, which codes for MSIGVFFLVLGAALLHAAWNVLVKGGGDKLAAVTAVVIGQGLCGAVALIFAPTPDAAAIPFILFGITLHIGYQFFLMRSYRIGDLTQVYPIARGVAPMLVAGISYFALGAELDRVEVIAIVVIGIGILSLSGARQSDGLRNGLAATLALATGCFIAAYTLVDGYGARVAVSPLGYYGWAAIGNAVVFSALIGVLRPQSLVTAVRSPVPLLIGGAASFAAYAMAIYAFTVAPIALVAALRETSIVFALLIGVIFLKERLNLLKIASTAITLSGAALLRLSKG
- a CDS encoding multiheme c-type cytochrome; this encodes MRHLVHLLVVLFVVAAAPATGQKTPGYVGSDACTGCHTGAAEAWAGSHHALAWTEASPETVVADFDGTQFALDGMTAQFRTDGETYDVEVTETDGTTTDYPVHSVAGIEPLQQYLLETEPGRLQSFDVVWDTEREEWYHLYPDQDLPPDDALHWTGPYKTWNARCAECHATGYDKNYDATTQTYASTEVEIGVGCEACHGPGSEHVAWAEIADSGADLGAYGFTVDFDDTEAAIQQCAGCHSRREPYGDGNPIPGTPYHDAYNLSLLRPGLYHADGQILDEVYVYGSFLQSKMFEAGVGCTDCHEPHTAELVTEGNAVCTQCHSPAGREEFPAAAGEYDTPAHHFHEEGSEAAQCVSCHMTDRAYMGVDWRRDHSFRIPRPDLAATTGAPDACTTCHEDREPDWGAERIAEWFPDPVHRGPHYGETLARGREDAVSAAGELADLAADESQPGIVRATALWLLEQANSPSTAERLAPLLQDHDPLVRAAAAGLQRTAPPMERLPRLAGLLDDPSRSVRIAAARQFLDAPIARLPDEIATDFAAAMNDWQGALASRLDFPETHLQSAGMALTLRNFPAATSAFRETVHLDPQRTDAWVMLVRIAAATEGVDAARAVLFEALEANPQDTTLRGIASELPPP
- a CDS encoding HlyD family secretion protein, producing MAPKDLEIREDRSGDDVLPLGEAPFENRASARGSDAAKARPPRRKRVALLLVALGVIGGIGWFGWDWWTVGRFEVSTDDAYVGADFAILAPKVAGYIAETPVADNEAVKKDAPLVLIDDGDYRVRLKIAEAAVAAKRAAVDRLSSQIGQARAAIGGAEANIASANASLTQADADLARYEDLAKSDFASRQRLEAARAAQATARAAVAAAEAGREEAEAALEVAIASAAEAEAALKGAEAEREQAARDLEAATIRAPFDGVVGNLAVAPGDYVQPGARLLAVIPLSEVYIDANFKETQITDLRIGAPVEVHVDAYPARGFTGHIRSFAPATGSIFSLLPPENATGNFTKVVQRLPIRISVPEEIAAEGWLRPGLSVVVTADRRGAESAGADR
- a CDS encoding ABC transporter substrate-binding protein encodes the protein MIEKSKGGRLREYTEAQAPQGIESVEARGDIADGATMKQAMRDELGVSPGSDAGILDAEVRRICQKRDQAMAKERAETRVLMLEKGEIDLLADFGARPQGALRLKNNPDANITTDGYGAIGSVVYLEMNLRRKPFDDLRVRKTLAYAIDTDFIANVLFSGQTKVGTGPIHSGNPFYSPDVPRYEIDLDKARALLDEAGLKPDAKPIS
- a CDS encoding DHA2 family efflux MFS transporter permease subunit; the protein is MTAGQIRAAPAEAEPVVTARRLIAFFALVFGMFMAILDIQIVSSSLGEIQAGLSASPDEISWVQTSYLIAEVVMIPLSGFLARGLSTRVLFTISAAGFTFASLLCATADSIDEMIVYRAIQGFIGGGMIPTAFAASYAIFPAKARGPVMALVGLTVTLAPTVGPTVGGYLTDLFSWRWLFLVNIVPGLVASVMAWTLVDFDEPDHALLRRFDWVGLATMAVFLGSLEYVLEEGQKEDWLQSGVITAFLVMSVGAGLVFFWRVLTAHTPIVDLRAYRNRNFAVGSLLTFVLGIGLYGLTYLYPLYLARVHQYSALQIGETVFVTGAFMFLTAPVVGALSRKIDPRAVIFAGLVGFAVSSWMLTPITAEWKFDELFWPQALRGVALMMCMIPINLLALGTLPKSELKNASGLFNLTRNLGGAFGLAAINSMLVGRSDFHFSRLAEHVAWGAPAAEERLAAMTAAFTPRLGPDAGVAAISQLSGLVRREAQVLSFAEIFTVMAILFAVMIFMVVFLQRPEDEGGPPPAH
- a CDS encoding magnesium transporter CorA family protein, with protein sequence MITGYRLNDGGLAPADSPESAIWLDLMEPTEEERDRITALLGFEAPTEAEQAEIEMSSRLYLEGEAAVMTALMPAHTKTDQAEIGPVTFILTGDRLITLRHHEPRPFTSFPAHAGHSHLPCDCALAVLLGLMEDTIDRLADLIEYVGRKIETLTTRVFRPAPGERPDLEARLQKIGWRDALITHVRDSLVTIERLLGFLAPVLEKRGESKAALALVASQMRDVRTISEQAGFLMQKTSFLLDATLGLISIEQNAITKMFSIVAVVFLPPTLVASIYGMNFQFMPELGFHLGYPLALFFMVASAAVPLLYFRRKKWF
- a CDS encoding TetR/AcrR family transcriptional regulator; amino-acid sequence: MIEQAKTAVASSDRTGAPSPGEAKRAQVLSGAREVFMARGFAAASMGEIARAAGVSKGTLYVYFDGKTALFQALISEQKRNTAERLATFDPADHDVEAVLRDFARRLIAALTAPEHVALIRMVIGAAEAFPDISRSFFVNGAAYGARRLAAYLAAQAEEGVLALDDPEDAAWRFLGMCNMPALTAVVLGGERPDEAEISRRADGAVKTFMAASRSA
- a CDS encoding MaoC family dehydratase — translated: MNFVTLTSMLEALFLDSEYRKTHSAISGRVAPGALVYAIAEWLTLNATAQGTGPTFLNMELNVNKPVLEGGTIHVEIEVTEIRSASKGGRGLVRTRNEVVNQRGEVVIIYTPLRPMARPEG